One window of the Mycobacterium haemophilum DSM 44634 genome contains the following:
- a CDS encoding M50 family metallopeptidase, with amino-acid sequence MMFALGIVLFAIAILISVALHECGHMWVARATGMKVRRYFVGFGPTLWSTRRGETEYGIKAVPLGGFCDIAGMTSVEELAPGESDRAMYKQATWKRVAVLFAGPAMNFVICLVLIYGIALVWGLPNLHPPAKAVIGETACVAPELTQGKLGSCTGPGPAALAGIRAGDVVVKVGDNSVSTFDDMAAAVRKLHGTVPIVFERDGTTITSYVDITPTQRFLTHGVNEQGGQPEPVTVGAIGVGAPRLVPTHYGVFSAVPATVAFAGGLTVEVGKALVTIPTKLGALVHAIGGGQRDPQTPMSVVGASIIGGDTVDHGLWVAFWFFLAQLNLILGAINLVPLLPFDGGHIAIAVFEKIRNLVRSARGMVAAAPVNYLKLMPATYVVLVFVVGYMLLTVTADLVNPIRLFQ; translated from the coding sequence TGGCGCGCGCCACCGGCATGAAGGTGCGTCGTTACTTTGTTGGCTTCGGCCCGACCCTGTGGTCGACTCGGCGCGGTGAAACCGAATACGGCATCAAGGCCGTTCCGCTAGGCGGCTTCTGTGATATCGCCGGTATGACCTCGGTCGAGGAGCTGGCGCCCGGCGAATCGGACCGGGCAATGTACAAACAAGCGACCTGGAAAAGGGTTGCGGTGCTGTTCGCCGGGCCCGCCATGAACTTCGTGATCTGCTTGGTGCTGATCTATGGCATCGCGCTGGTCTGGGGGCTGCCCAACCTGCACCCGCCCGCCAAGGCGGTAATCGGTGAAACCGCTTGTGTTGCACCGGAATTGACTCAGGGTAAGCTCGGAAGTTGCACCGGCCCGGGTCCGGCGGCGCTGGCCGGAATTCGCGCCGGCGACGTCGTCGTCAAGGTAGGCGACAATTCGGTGTCGACCTTCGACGACATGGCCGCCGCGGTGCGCAAGTTGCATGGCACGGTGCCGATCGTCTTTGAGCGTGATGGGACCACGATCACCAGCTACGTCGACATCACACCCACCCAGCGCTTCCTCACACATGGGGTCAATGAGCAGGGTGGTCAACCCGAACCCGTCACGGTCGGTGCCATCGGGGTCGGCGCACCCCGTCTGGTGCCCACGCACTACGGCGTGTTCTCCGCCGTGCCCGCCACCGTCGCTTTCGCTGGGGGCTTGACCGTCGAGGTGGGCAAGGCGCTAGTCACCATACCGACCAAGCTGGGTGCCCTGGTGCACGCTATCGGTGGTGGACAGCGCGACCCGCAGACGCCGATGAGCGTGGTCGGCGCCAGCATCATCGGCGGCGACACCGTCGACCATGGGCTGTGGGTGGCGTTCTGGTTCTTCTTGGCGCAGCTGAACCTCATATTGGGTGCCATCAACCTGGTGCCGTTGCTGCCCTTCGATGGCGGTCACATTGCGATCGCGGTATTCGAGAAGATCCGGAACCTCGTCCGGTCTGCTCGTGGCATGGTCGCGGCGGCGCCGGTGAACTATCTCAAACTCATGCCCGCGACCTACGTGGTCTTGGTCTTTGTGGTTGGCTACATGCTGTTGACCGTGACCGCCGATCTGGTAAACCCAATCAGGCTCTTTCAATAG
- the ispG gene encoding flavodoxin-dependent (E)-4-hydroxy-3-methylbut-2-enyl-diphosphate synthase has protein sequence MTIGLGMPEAPVPTLAPRRSTRQVMVGNVGVGSDHQISVQSMCTTKTHDVNSTLQQIAELTAAGCDIVRVACPRQEDADALAEIARHSKIPVIADIHFQPKYIFAAIDAGCAAVRVNPGNIKEFDGRVGEVAKAAGAAGIPIRIGVNAGSLDKRFMDKYGKATPEALVESALWEASLFEEHGFGNIKISVKHHDPVVMVAAYEQLAAQCDYPLHLGVTEAGPAFQGTVKSAVAFGALLSKGIGDTIRVSLSAPPVEEVKVGNQILESLNLRPRSLEIVSCPSCGRAQVDVYKLANEVSAGLDGLEVPLRVAVMGCVVNGPGEAREADLGVASGNGKGQIFVKGEVIKTVPEAQIVETLIEEAMRLASEMGTEKSGDHGPETTRSGSPVVTVS, from the coding sequence GTGACTATAGGTCTGGGCATGCCCGAGGCTCCGGTTCCCACGCTTGCCCCCCGGCGCAGCACGCGTCAAGTGATGGTCGGCAACGTTGGGGTCGGTAGTGACCACCAGATCTCCGTGCAGTCGATGTGCACCACCAAGACCCATGACGTCAACTCGACGTTGCAGCAGATCGCGGAGCTGACCGCGGCCGGCTGTGACATCGTGCGGGTGGCCTGCCCTCGTCAAGAGGATGCCGATGCACTCGCTGAAATCGCCCGGCACAGCAAAATTCCGGTGATTGCCGACATCCACTTCCAGCCGAAATACATCTTCGCCGCCATTGACGCCGGGTGTGCCGCGGTGCGGGTAAACCCCGGCAACATCAAGGAATTCGACGGCCGGGTCGGTGAGGTCGCCAAGGCCGCCGGTGCGGCCGGTATCCCGATCCGCATCGGCGTCAACGCCGGTTCGCTGGACAAGCGGTTTATGGACAAGTACGGCAAGGCCACGCCCGAAGCACTGGTCGAGTCCGCGCTGTGGGAGGCTTCGCTGTTCGAGGAGCATGGTTTCGGCAACATCAAGATCAGCGTCAAGCACCACGACCCCGTCGTCATGGTCGCCGCTTACGAGCAACTGGCCGCCCAGTGCGACTACCCGTTGCACCTCGGCGTTACCGAGGCCGGTCCCGCTTTCCAGGGCACCGTCAAGTCCGCGGTCGCCTTCGGAGCGCTGCTGTCGAAGGGGATCGGCGACACTATCCGGGTGTCCCTGTCGGCACCGCCGGTCGAGGAAGTCAAAGTTGGCAACCAAATTCTCGAGTCGCTCAACCTGCGGCCGCGTTCACTCGAGATCGTGTCCTGCCCGTCGTGCGGCCGTGCGCAGGTCGACGTTTACAAGTTGGCCAATGAAGTCAGTGCCGGGTTGGACGGACTCGAGGTGCCGCTGCGGGTCGCCGTGATGGGATGTGTCGTCAACGGTCCCGGCGAGGCCCGCGAGGCCGACCTGGGCGTCGCGTCCGGAAACGGCAAAGGCCAGATCTTTGTCAAGGGTGAAGTGATCAAGACCGTACCCGAAGCCCAGATCGTCGAGACGCTGATTGAGGAGGCGATGCGGCTTGCCTCCGAGATGGGGACCGAGAAAAGCGGTGATCACGGTCCAGAAACGACAAGGAGCGGTTCACCGGTTGTGACCGTAAGCTGA
- a CDS encoding GNAT family N-acetyltransferase has translation MSAPPIFRLVGERRVSVVRDAAAVWRVLDDDPVGSCMVAARIAEHGIDPTAIGGELWTRRSVDESLCFAGANLIPLRGGRDDLTAFADAAMSGSRRCSSLVGKAELVMPMWRRLESAWGPARDVREHQPLMALKSYPSCEIDPAVRQVRPAELDAYLVAAVDMFIGEVGVDPRLGDGGRGYRRRVASLIAAGRAWARFEQGQVVFKAEVGSQSPAVGQIQGVWVHPEWRGLGLGTSGTATLAGVIVGSGRVASLYVNNFNTVARAAYARVGFVEVGTFATVLLD, from the coding sequence ATGTCGGCTCCACCCATCTTTCGCCTTGTTGGCGAGCGACGGGTGTCCGTAGTGCGCGACGCCGCCGCGGTGTGGCGGGTATTGGACGACGACCCGGTCGGATCGTGCATGGTTGCGGCCCGGATCGCAGAACACGGCATCGATCCGACTGCGATTGGCGGGGAACTGTGGACCCGTCGCAGCGTCGATGAGTCGCTGTGTTTCGCCGGTGCCAACCTGATCCCGCTGCGCGGCGGACGTGACGACCTGACTGCGTTCGCCGACGCGGCAATGAGTGGGTCGCGGCGCTGTTCGTCGCTAGTCGGTAAGGCCGAGTTGGTGATGCCGATGTGGCGGCGACTCGAGTCGGCCTGGGGTCCGGCGCGTGACGTGCGCGAGCACCAACCGCTGATGGCCCTCAAGTCGTATCCGAGCTGCGAGATCGACCCCGCGGTGCGTCAGGTTCGGCCAGCGGAGCTGGATGCCTACCTAGTGGCCGCCGTCGACATGTTCATCGGCGAAGTGGGCGTGGACCCGCGGCTTGGCGACGGCGGCCGCGGTTACCGTCGCCGGGTGGCCAGCCTCATTGCGGCCGGACGGGCGTGGGCCCGTTTCGAGCAAGGGCAGGTCGTCTTCAAGGCCGAAGTGGGATCGCAGTCGCCGGCAGTTGGGCAGATCCAAGGCGTCTGGGTGCACCCGGAGTGGCGTGGGCTGGGCCTGGGCACCAGCGGCACCGCAACGCTAGCCGGTGTCATCGTGGGCAGCGGACGTGTCGCTAGCCTGTATGTGAACAATTTCAACACCGTGGCGCGTGCCGCGTACGCCCGAGTGGGCTTCGTCGAAGTCGGCACCTTCGCGACGGTGCTGCTGGACTAA
- a CDS encoding penicillin-binding transpeptidase domain-containing protein, whose product MVAKTSPVSVVSVAAGLLLVAVIAVSGCTPRPDGPGPAAEKFFGALAIGDTATAAQLSDNPNEAREALNAAWAGLQAGRLDAQLLSARYAEDTGTIAYRFTWHLPKNRTWSYDGQLKMARDEGRWQVRWTTTGLHPKLGEHQTFALRADPPRRASVNELGGSDVLVPGYLHHYALDATAAGRALIGTARAVVEALHPFDDTLNDPQLLAEKASSVTEPLSLVTLSPDDHDKVAPAIARLPGVVVIPQAEMLPTDPHFAPAVISEVKKAVSDDLDGQPGWRVVSVNQNGVDVAVLHEVEPSPASSVSITLDRAVQNAAQHAVDSRGGKAMIVVLKPSTGQILAVAQSPGANADGPLATTGLFPPGSTFKMVTAGAAIDRDMATPNTMLGCPGRLDIGHRTIPNYGGFDLGVVPLSRAFASSCNTTFAELSSRMPPRGLTQAANQYGIGLDYQVDGIATVTGSVPPTVDLAERTEDGFGQGRVLVSPFGMALAAATVAAGKTPVPQLIAGRPTRVEGTSTPIAPKVIDSLRPMMRLVVTNGTAKEIAGCCGAVFGKTGEAEFAGGSHSWFAGYRGDLAFAALIVGGGSSEYAVRMTKVMFESLPPDYLT is encoded by the coding sequence ATGGTCGCAAAAACCTCACCAGTATCAGTTGTTTCGGTAGCGGCGGGTCTGTTGCTTGTCGCGGTTATCGCCGTGTCGGGCTGCACCCCGCGTCCCGACGGCCCGGGCCCGGCCGCTGAGAAGTTCTTTGGCGCGCTGGCCATCGGCGACACCGCGACAGCTGCCCAACTCAGCGACAACCCCAACGAGGCCCGCGAAGCACTCAACGCGGCATGGGCCGGACTGCAGGCTGGCCGCCTGGACGCGCAGCTCCTCAGTGCGAGGTACGCCGAGGACACCGGCACCATTGCCTACCGCTTCACCTGGCATCTGCCGAAGAACCGGACGTGGAGCTATGACGGCCAGCTGAAGATGGCCCGCGACGAGGGACGCTGGCAGGTTCGCTGGACCACCACGGGGCTGCACCCCAAACTGGGCGAGCACCAGACGTTCGCGCTGCGCGCCGACCCGCCGCGGCGCGCCTCGGTGAACGAACTGGGGGGCAGCGATGTGTTGGTACCGGGCTATCTGCACCACTACGCGCTGGACGCCACCGCGGCCGGGCGCGCCCTGATCGGGACGGCACGCGCGGTGGTCGAGGCCTTACATCCCTTTGATGACACCCTCAACGACCCGCAGCTGCTCGCCGAAAAAGCCAGCTCGGTGACGGAGCCACTGAGTCTGGTGACGCTGAGCCCTGACGACCACGACAAGGTCGCTCCGGCGATTGCGAGGCTGCCCGGCGTCGTGGTCATCCCCCAGGCGGAGATGCTGCCGACAGATCCGCATTTCGCACCGGCCGTGATCAGCGAAGTGAAGAAGGCTGTCAGCGACGACCTCGACGGCCAGCCCGGTTGGCGAGTGGTCAGCGTCAACCAGAATGGCGTCGACGTCGCGGTGCTGCACGAGGTCGAACCGTCGCCGGCGTCGTCGGTCTCGATCACGTTGGACCGGGCAGTGCAGAATGCCGCCCAGCACGCGGTGGACAGCCGCGGTGGTAAGGCCATGATCGTCGTGCTCAAACCGTCGACCGGGCAGATCCTCGCGGTCGCGCAAAGTCCGGGGGCCAACGCTGACGGCCCGCTGGCCACCACCGGCCTGTTTCCCCCCGGGTCGACTTTCAAGATGGTCACCGCCGGCGCGGCTATCGACCGCGATATGGCCACCCCCAACACCATGCTGGGTTGCCCCGGCCGCCTCGACATCGGGCACCGCACCATCCCCAACTACGGCGGCTTTGATCTTGGCGTGGTACCGCTGTCACGGGCGTTCGCCAGTTCCTGCAACACCACCTTCGCCGAGCTCAGCAGCAGGATGCCGCCCCGTGGTCTGACCCAGGCCGCCAACCAGTACGGGATTGGGCTTGACTATCAGGTGGACGGCATCGCCACGGTAACCGGGTCGGTGCCGCCGACAGTGGACCTGGCTGAGCGCACCGAGGACGGCTTCGGCCAGGGCCGGGTGCTGGTCAGTCCGTTCGGCATGGCCCTGGCGGCCGCCACCGTAGCCGCCGGTAAAACCCCGGTTCCGCAGCTGATCGCCGGGCGGCCAACCAGAGTCGAAGGAACCAGCACGCCGATCGCCCCGAAGGTGATCGATTCGTTGCGGCCAATGATGCGGCTGGTGGTGACCAACGGGACCGCCAAAGAGATCGCCGGCTGCTGCGGTGCGGTCTTCGGGAAGACCGGTGAAGCCGAGTTCGCGGGCGGATCGCATTCCTGGTTCGCCGGGTATCGCGGCGACCTGGCGTTCGCGGCGCTGATCGTGGGCGGTGGCAGCTCGGAATACGCGGTCCGGATGACCAAAGTCATGTTCGAATCGCTGCCGCCGGATTACCTGACTTAG
- a CDS encoding pyridoxamine 5'-phosphate oxidase family protein, producing the protein MINAEPLRQISLKRLLASVRHPTIATADRQGKPWNTPLLAAIDRNARLYWSSHPDSQHSQNIAQNGRAFMVFFDSIQGGLGLYLDTTADRVTDPRTVQEALNLLTKRIPGVCAPLPEFLASEQRIYRAVPHRAWLSDVTHNDSGAVLRDIRVEINLDELQNVAAVLDPL; encoded by the coding sequence GTGATCAACGCGGAGCCGCTTAGGCAAATATCGCTTAAGCGCCTGCTCGCGTCGGTCCGGCATCCTACGATCGCCACCGCCGACAGGCAGGGGAAGCCATGGAACACCCCCCTATTGGCCGCCATCGACCGCAATGCGCGACTGTATTGGTCGTCACATCCTGATTCGCAGCATTCGCAGAACATTGCACAGAATGGCAGGGCATTTATGGTCTTTTTCGACAGCATTCAGGGTGGTTTGGGACTTTACCTTGATACGACGGCGGATAGGGTGACTGATCCGCGTACTGTGCAGGAAGCTCTAAATTTGCTCACCAAACGTATCCCCGGAGTGTGCGCACCGCTGCCTGAGTTCCTCGCCTCTGAGCAACGGATTTATCGGGCCGTCCCGCACCGCGCGTGGCTTAGTGATGTCACCCACAACGACAGCGGAGCGGTCCTGCGCGACATCCGAGTGGAAATCAACCTGGACGAATTGCAGAACGTCGCCGCTGTCCTTGACCCACTGTGA
- the map gene encoding type I methionyl aminopeptidase, protein MPARTALSPGELSPTRPVPALIPRPEYVGKPTAQEGSEPWVQTPEVIEKMRVAGRIAAGALTEAGKAVTPGVTTDELDRIAHEYMVDHGAYPSTLGYKGYPKSCCTSLNEVICHGIPDSTVIADGDIVNIDVTAYIDGVHGDTNATFLAGDVSESHRLLVERTREATTRAINAVKPGRALSIIGRVIESYANRFGYNVVRDFTGHGIGTTFHNGLVVLHYDQPAVTTTMQPGMTFTIEPMINLGTLDYEIWDDGWTVVTKDRKWTAQFEHTLLVTDTGVEILTMQ, encoded by the coding sequence ATGCCCGCTCGCACCGCGCTTTCTCCCGGCGAATTATCCCCGACTCGGCCGGTGCCCGCGCTGATCCCACGCCCTGAATACGTCGGCAAGCCGACCGCGCAGGAGGGCAGCGAGCCGTGGGTGCAGACGCCGGAGGTAATCGAGAAGATGCGTGTCGCCGGCCGGATCGCGGCTGGTGCGTTGACCGAGGCAGGTAAGGCAGTCACGCCCGGCGTGACGACCGACGAGCTGGACCGGATAGCCCATGAATACATGGTCGACCACGGCGCCTACCCCTCAACGTTGGGCTACAAGGGCTACCCGAAGTCGTGCTGTACATCCCTCAACGAGGTCATCTGTCACGGCATCCCGGACTCGACGGTGATCGCCGACGGTGACATCGTCAACATCGATGTCACTGCCTATATCGACGGCGTGCACGGCGACACCAACGCGACCTTTCTAGCTGGCGATGTCTCCGAATCCCACCGGCTACTCGTGGAGCGAACCCGCGAGGCGACGACGCGCGCGATCAATGCCGTCAAACCTGGGCGCGCGTTGTCCATCATCGGTCGGGTCATCGAGTCGTATGCAAATCGGTTCGGGTACAACGTGGTTCGCGACTTCACCGGTCATGGCATCGGCACCACGTTTCACAATGGGCTGGTTGTTTTGCATTACGACCAGCCCGCTGTCACGACAACCATGCAGCCGGGGATGACGTTCACCATCGAGCCGATGATCAACCTCGGAACGCTGGACTATGAAATCTGGGACGACGGCTGGACCGTGGTCACCAAGGACCGCAAATGGACCGCGCAGTTCGAGCACACGCTGTTGGTGACCGACACCGGCGTCGAGATCCTCACCATGCAGTGA
- a CDS encoding alpha/beta fold hydrolase yields MMTTLDGFPVPVWVAGPEKGVVVVILGADQGRPAAYEPVCERLHTASLRTVVIGPDPRLTAKSVVGILDVLGIGWAVVVGDRAGGELAWELAATRLGRFVGLVAIDRGHPRVADPNGVVRDGDCPPVEIATTVLVSSPDARAMARDSQRFVYADYRMVDLLGRRNAQESTAQLAAEIVLRTSAW; encoded by the coding sequence ATGATGACCACGCTCGACGGGTTTCCGGTCCCGGTCTGGGTAGCCGGTCCGGAGAAGGGCGTCGTGGTCGTAATACTTGGTGCTGACCAGGGTAGGCCCGCCGCCTATGAACCGGTGTGCGAGCGACTACACACCGCTTCGCTGCGGACGGTCGTTATCGGCCCCGACCCGCGACTTACCGCCAAGTCGGTGGTCGGCATCCTCGACGTCCTCGGGATCGGCTGGGCGGTGGTGGTTGGCGACCGCGCTGGCGGTGAACTCGCCTGGGAGTTGGCGGCGACCAGGTTGGGCCGATTCGTTGGTCTCGTGGCTATCGACCGCGGACATCCACGGGTGGCTGACCCCAACGGCGTGGTCCGTGACGGAGACTGCCCGCCGGTGGAGATCGCCACCACCGTGCTGGTCAGTTCCCCCGATGCCCGGGCAATGGCCCGCGACAGCCAGCGGTTCGTCTACGCCGACTACCGTATGGTGGACCTGCTGGGGCGACGCAACGCCCAGGAGTCGACCGCGCAGTTGGCCGCCGAGATCGTGTTGCGCACCAGCGCCTGGTAG
- a CDS encoding gamma-glutamyl-gamma-aminobutyrate hydrolase family protein translates to MDLSGSRPRVGLTAYLEQVHTGIWDVPAGYLPADYFQGVTMAGGIAVLLPPQPVDPEIAGHALDGLDGLVITGGYDVDPAAYGQRPHPSTDEPRAARDSWEFALLGAALQRGLPVLGICRGAQLLNIALGGTLHQHLPDVIGHSGHGAGNAVFNRLLVRTVPGTRLAAVLGESAEARCYHHQSIDKLGDGLVVSGWDADGVIEAVELPGDAFVLGVQWHPEKALDDLRLFTAIVDAAGRYANSRCAEYS, encoded by the coding sequence GTGGATTTGAGCGGCTCGAGACCAAGGGTGGGCTTGACGGCCTACCTGGAGCAGGTGCACACCGGGATCTGGGACGTTCCCGCGGGTTATCTGCCTGCCGATTACTTCCAAGGCGTCACCATGGCCGGTGGTATCGCGGTGCTGCTGCCGCCGCAGCCGGTGGACCCCGAGATCGCGGGCCACGCACTCGACGGCCTGGATGGTCTGGTGATCACCGGTGGTTATGACGTCGATCCCGCTGCCTACGGCCAGCGACCGCATCCGAGCACCGACGAGCCCCGCGCTGCCCGCGACTCCTGGGAATTCGCGCTACTCGGGGCTGCGCTGCAGCGCGGGCTGCCGGTGCTAGGTATTTGTCGCGGCGCGCAGCTGCTCAATATCGCGCTGGGCGGCACGCTGCACCAGCACCTGCCTGACGTGATTGGCCACAGCGGGCATGGGGCGGGCAATGCGGTGTTCAACAGGTTGTTGGTCCGCACCGTGCCGGGTACGCGGCTGGCCGCTGTGCTGGGGGAGTCTGCCGAAGCGCGGTGCTACCACCATCAATCCATCGACAAGCTCGGTGATGGCCTGGTGGTCAGCGGGTGGGACGCCGATGGCGTCATCGAGGCGGTCGAGCTACCGGGGGACGCGTTTGTGCTTGGCGTGCAGTGGCATCCGGAGAAAGCCCTCGACGACCTGCGGCTGTTCACCGCGATCGTCGACGCTGCGGGCCGCTACGCGAATAGCAGATGCGCAGAGTACAGCTGA
- a CDS encoding PPE family protein: MRFDAFPPEDNARDLLAGPGVDSMMAAAREWDRVVTDLKAASTLCQSLVLELLQTWQGGAAMRMHDATTRYQGWLNYVEIHASLTLERICEVIDAYEDAVKKMVPLAQIAHNRAWRAELLTSNTLGQNTRALEACDTVYQRFWVTNAEAMNDYADTTVRVVNNLHPWPRPPAPLINETPTRTDTTVADQAAG, encoded by the coding sequence ATGCGTTTCGATGCGTTCCCACCAGAGGATAACGCCCGCGATTTGCTGGCCGGCCCCGGTGTGGACTCGATGATGGCCGCCGCCCGCGAGTGGGATCGCGTGGTGACGGACCTAAAAGCGGCATCCACGTTGTGTCAGAGCCTGGTCTTGGAGCTGCTGCAGACGTGGCAAGGTGGGGCAGCGATGCGGATGCACGACGCGACCACGCGGTATCAGGGGTGGCTGAACTACGTCGAGATTCATGCCTCGCTAACCCTCGAGCGGATTTGTGAAGTCATTGATGCCTATGAAGACGCGGTTAAGAAAATGGTGCCCTTAGCGCAGATCGCCCATAACCGCGCCTGGAGAGCGGAACTGCTCACTAGCAACACACTCGGGCAAAACACTCGGGCCCTCGAGGCCTGCGATACCGTGTACCAGCGCTTCTGGGTAACGAACGCCGAGGCGATGAATGACTATGCGGATACCACGGTGCGTGTGGTGAACAACCTGCACCCGTGGCCGCGGCCGCCGGCGCCACTCATCAACGAGACCCCGACCCGCACCGACACCACCGTGGCAGATCAAGCCGCCGGGTGA
- a CDS encoding PE family protein, with protein sequence MSFMSVTPEALTAAAHAAHSIENLMSHGNARAVPALTGVHAPGHDVVSALAAKRFAAHAAQYQEISTEALAILRTAAAALSSAAGSYSHTEATNAKHVG encoded by the coding sequence ATGTCTTTCATGAGCGTAACACCCGAGGCGCTGACGGCAGCGGCTCATGCGGCGCATAGCATCGAAAATCTGATGAGTCACGGCAATGCTAGGGCAGTCCCGGCGCTTACCGGTGTTCATGCCCCGGGTCACGACGTGGTGTCGGCGCTGGCGGCCAAGCGCTTCGCCGCGCATGCGGCACAATATCAGGAGATCAGCACTGAGGCCCTAGCGATTCTTCGTACGGCTGCGGCCGCCTTGTCGAGCGCCGCGGGGAGCTATTCGCATACCGAGGCCACCAACGCCAAACATGTGGGCTGA
- a CDS encoding alkaline phosphatase family protein, translating to MPDPVPGSICDVLPAAAALLGVPGALDRLALTDWVGHVNQVDRVDRVAVLLVDALGWHLLPELAAAAPLLASVLTGGIGRLDQLACTFPSTTPTSLVSLGTGAQPGEHGILGFTLNIPGTDRVLNHVRWRDDPPHRQWQPLPTWFERLAQAGVSARTVLPEGFLGSGLTDAAYRGARFVPTNATKDYAQQLADELRAEPGLVYGYTAELDTAAHVFGIGSSQWHDAAAHVNGLLTRLVETLPRNAVLLVTADHGGLNVPDDARVDLDADPRLREGVRVVAGEPRVRYLHAQPGAAVDVADTWRELLDGWAQVYSRDQAVSTGLFGPVHPRHLPRIGDVVVVCTGDAAVLATGHEPPESARLIGFHGAATAAEMAIPLIVFTSLSRG from the coding sequence ATGCCTGATCCAGTCCCCGGATCGATCTGCGATGTACTGCCCGCCGCGGCTGCGCTGCTCGGGGTTCCGGGTGCGCTCGACAGGCTGGCGTTGACGGATTGGGTGGGCCATGTCAATCAGGTCGATCGAGTCGATCGCGTCGCGGTGCTGCTCGTCGACGCACTGGGTTGGCACCTGCTACCGGAGTTGGCTGCCGCCGCGCCGCTGCTCGCCTCCGTTCTGACCGGTGGCATCGGACGTCTCGATCAACTCGCCTGCACGTTTCCGTCGACCACGCCAACTAGCCTGGTGTCCTTGGGCACCGGCGCACAACCCGGCGAGCACGGAATCCTGGGCTTTACCCTCAACATTCCCGGCACCGACCGGGTGCTCAACCACGTCCGGTGGCGCGACGACCCGCCGCACCGCCAATGGCAGCCGCTGCCAACCTGGTTCGAACGGCTGGCGCAGGCCGGGGTCAGTGCGCGCACGGTGCTGCCGGAGGGGTTTCTCGGCAGCGGATTGACCGACGCGGCATATCGCGGCGCGCGGTTTGTGCCCACGAACGCGACCAAGGACTACGCCCAGCAGCTGGCCGACGAGCTGCGCGCGGAGCCGGGTCTGGTCTATGGCTATACCGCCGAACTGGACACCGCGGCCCATGTATTTGGTATCGGTTCGTCCCAGTGGCACGACGCAGCGGCCCACGTCAACGGCTTGCTGACCCGGCTGGTCGAGACGCTTCCCCGGAATGCGGTGCTGCTGGTGACCGCCGACCACGGTGGCCTCAACGTCCCTGACGACGCGCGGGTCGACCTCGACGCCGACCCGCGACTGCGCGAGGGGGTGCGGGTGGTCGCCGGCGAGCCGCGGGTGCGCTACCTGCACGCCCAACCCGGCGCCGCAGTCGACGTAGCCGACACCTGGCGCGAGCTGCTGGACGGCTGGGCGCAGGTCTATAGCCGCGATCAGGCCGTGTCCACCGGACTGTTCGGGCCGGTCCACCCGCGGCACCTACCCCGCATCGGCGATGTCGTCGTCGTCTGTACCGGTGACGCGGCGGTACTGGCGACCGGGCATGAGCCGCCGGAATCGGCGCGACTCATCGGTTTTCACGGCGCGGCCACCGCAGCCGAAATGGCAATCCCGCTAATCGTTTTCACATCTCTTTCCCGCGGCTGA